A single window of Octopus sinensis unplaced genomic scaffold, ASM634580v1 Contig14489, whole genome shotgun sequence DNA harbors:
- the LOC115230093 gene encoding uncharacterized transporter slc-17.2-like isoform X2 yields MSQFTLWIKRYSSCRWRLCYACAAASLLMQTLRVNLSMAFVCMLKPLNRTTEEVSFTANEHRCSALHNYSSNRNYEGEFEWSDKLQSNMLAGYFYGYIGTNIVGGLLADKYGGKRVLGASFLSSSILTILHPSLSRVSGYFTLVLRILTGVVSGPIYPALQSLFGRWAPSQEISLLIAIIFAAQYLGSILCLSISGYLCVYGFDNGWGSIFYIFGGICLVFSCVWFYVVYDNPDVHPTISEEEYSYLSRTIVSEKVVKNVPWKRLFSSPAVWAIIFGWFAYCWTTLAFQVLLPLYVKEALNVNTTSNGLMSSVTAVGQIIALPFWGKCANIILSKKYLSTRSVRVLFHTFSMLGSASLLIAIGFLGCGKNTLIIILLFLSGITLSFSSGGVTVNNIDIAPNYAGVVFGIANAFGTAAGSISTVSAKALTPNGTLEEWQIVLALFAAVCVAGAILFAILARGEVQDWARIEGTESLENSKTANVNLIP; encoded by the exons ATGTCTCAATTTACGCTCTGGATAAAGCGTTATTCTTCTTGTCGTTGGAGACTATGTTATGCCTGTGCTGCTGCTAGTCTTTTGATGCAAACATTAAGAGTTAATCTAAGCATGGCATTTGTTTGTATGTTGAAACCACTCAATCGTACGACTGAGGAAGTTAGCTTTACTGCAAACGAACATCGTTGTTCTGCATTGCATAATTATTCATCAAATCGAAATTATGAAGGAGAGTTTGAATGGAGTGACAAATTACAATCAAACATGCTAGCTGGTTACTTTTATGGATATATAGGGACTAACATTGTCGGTGGTTTATTGGCAGATAAATATGGTGGGAAAAGAGTTCTGGGGGCTTCATTTCTCTCATCATCAATTTTGACCATTCTCCACCCAAGTTTATCACGAGTTAGTGGCTACTTTACTCTTGTCCTACGGATATTAACAGGTGTGGTATCGGGGCCGATCTATCCTGCACTTCAGTCCTTATTTGGACGCTGGGCTCCTTCACAAGAAATTAGTTTATTGATTGCCATTATATTTGCCGCCCAGTATTTAGGTAGTATTTTATGTCTTTCGATATCAGGTTACctttgtgtgtatgggtttgaTAATGGATGGGgttctatattttacatatttggtGGAATATGTTTGGTTTTTAGTTGTGTGTGGTTTTATGTAGTTTACGATAATCCAGACGTCCATCCCACTATCAGCGAAGAAGAATATTCTTACTTAAGCAGAACTATAGTGAGTGAAAAAGTAGTTAAAAATGTACCCTGGAAACGGCTGTTCTCTTCACCTGCAGTTTGGGCCATCATTTTTGGTTGGTTTGCTTATTGTTGGACTACTCTAGCTTTCCAGGTGTTGTTACCTCTTTATGTGAAAGAAGCTTTAAACGTTAATACAACATCCAACGGTTTAATGTCGTCTGTCACTGCAGTTGGGCAAATAATTGCTCTACCGTTTTGGGGAAAATGCGCAAATATTATACTTTCAAAGAAATATCTGTCAACTCGTTCTGTTCGAGTTTTATTCCACACTTTTTCTATGTTAGGTTCAGCAAGTCTGTTAATCGCGATAGGATTCCTCGGATGTGGCAAAAACACTTTAATAATTATCCTGTTGTTTCTTAGTGGTATAACTCTATCCTTTTCCAGTGGTGGTGTTACCGTCAACAATATTGACATTGCCCCAAATTATGCAGGCGTTGTATTTGGAATTGCCAACGCTTTTGGAACAGCAGCCGGCAGTATTAGTACGGTGTCTGCAAAAGCTCTCACTCCAAATGGTACACTAGAAGAATGGCAGATCGTGTTAGCCTTGTTTGCTGCTGTATGTGTAGCTGGTGCAATATTGTTTGCGATATTAGCAAGAGGAGAAGTCCAAGATTGGGCGCGTATAGAGGGAACTGAATCGCTTGAAAATTCCAAAACAGCGAATGTtaactt aataCCTTAG
- the LOC115230093 gene encoding uncharacterized transporter slc-17.2-like isoform X1, producing MSQFTLWIKRYSSCRWRLCYACAAASLLMQTLRVNLSMAFVCMLKPLNRTTEEVSFTANEHRCSALHNYSSNRNYEGEFEWSDKLQSNMLAGYFYGYIGTNIVGGLLADKYGGKRVLGASFLSSSILTILHPSLSRVSGYFTLVLRILTGVVSGPIYPALQSLFGRWAPSQEISLLIAIIFAAQYLGSILCLSISGYLCVYGFDNGWGSIFYIFGGICLVFSCVWFYVVYDNPDVHPTISEEEYSYLSRTIVSEKVVKNVPWKRLFSSPAVWAIIFGWFAYCWTTLAFQVLLPLYVKEALNVNTTSNGLMSSVTAVGQIIALPFWGKCANIILSKKYLSTRSVRVLFHTFSMLGSASLLIAIGFLGCGKNTLIIILLFLSGITLSFSSGGVTVNNIDIAPNYAGVVFGIANAFGTAAGSISTVSAKALTPNGTLEEWQIVLALFAAVCVAGAILFAILARGEVQDWARIEGTESLENSKTANVNLIPISLLPTRG from the coding sequence ATGTCTCAATTTACGCTCTGGATAAAGCGTTATTCTTCTTGTCGTTGGAGACTATGTTATGCCTGTGCTGCTGCTAGTCTTTTGATGCAAACATTAAGAGTTAATCTAAGCATGGCATTTGTTTGTATGTTGAAACCACTCAATCGTACGACTGAGGAAGTTAGCTTTACTGCAAACGAACATCGTTGTTCTGCATTGCATAATTATTCATCAAATCGAAATTATGAAGGAGAGTTTGAATGGAGTGACAAATTACAATCAAACATGCTAGCTGGTTACTTTTATGGATATATAGGGACTAACATTGTCGGTGGTTTATTGGCAGATAAATATGGTGGGAAAAGAGTTCTGGGGGCTTCATTTCTCTCATCATCAATTTTGACCATTCTCCACCCAAGTTTATCACGAGTTAGTGGCTACTTTACTCTTGTCCTACGGATATTAACAGGTGTGGTATCGGGGCCGATCTATCCTGCACTTCAGTCCTTATTTGGACGCTGGGCTCCTTCACAAGAAATTAGTTTATTGATTGCCATTATATTTGCCGCCCAGTATTTAGGTAGTATTTTATGTCTTTCGATATCAGGTTACctttgtgtgtatgggtttgaTAATGGATGGGgttctatattttacatatttggtGGAATATGTTTGGTTTTTAGTTGTGTGTGGTTTTATGTAGTTTACGATAATCCAGACGTCCATCCCACTATCAGCGAAGAAGAATATTCTTACTTAAGCAGAACTATAGTGAGTGAAAAAGTAGTTAAAAATGTACCCTGGAAACGGCTGTTCTCTTCACCTGCAGTTTGGGCCATCATTTTTGGTTGGTTTGCTTATTGTTGGACTACTCTAGCTTTCCAGGTGTTGTTACCTCTTTATGTGAAAGAAGCTTTAAACGTTAATACAACATCCAACGGTTTAATGTCGTCTGTCACTGCAGTTGGGCAAATAATTGCTCTACCGTTTTGGGGAAAATGCGCAAATATTATACTTTCAAAGAAATATCTGTCAACTCGTTCTGTTCGAGTTTTATTCCACACTTTTTCTATGTTAGGTTCAGCAAGTCTGTTAATCGCGATAGGATTCCTCGGATGTGGCAAAAACACTTTAATAATTATCCTGTTGTTTCTTAGTGGTATAACTCTATCCTTTTCCAGTGGTGGTGTTACCGTCAACAATATTGACATTGCCCCAAATTATGCAGGCGTTGTATTTGGAATTGCCAACGCTTTTGGAACAGCAGCCGGCAGTATTAGTACGGTGTCTGCAAAAGCTCTCACTCCAAATGGTACACTAGAAGAATGGCAGATCGTGTTAGCCTTGTTTGCTGCTGTATGTGTAGCTGGTGCAATATTGTTTGCGATATTAGCAAGAGGAGAAGTCCAAGATTGGGCGCGTATAGAGGGAACTGAATCGCTTGAAAATTCCAAAACAGCGAATGTtaacttaatacctatttctttattacccacaaggggctaa
- the LOC115230094 gene encoding sialin-like → MSSANSIGQVIALPLCGNLADFVLSKKYASTRCVRVLFQDFSLILPGCLLIAVTFLRCDQTVLISFLLFLCGVTMSFVCGGVYVNNKDIAPKYAGIVYGIANTFGTIASSICPLSTKALTPNGTKEEWQIVFALLAAICLSGAILYTIFARGEIQDWARSEESGPSVNHSDTQSNKIA, encoded by the coding sequence ATGTCGTCTGCCAATTCAATTGGACAAGTCATTGCTCTACCATTATGTGGGAATCTGGCAGATTTTGTACTTTCCAAGAAATATGCGTCAACTCGTTGTGTCCGTGTTTTGTTCCAAGACTTTTCTCTGATTCTACCTGGATGTTTATTAATTGCCGTAACTTTCCTCAGATGTGATCAAACCGTTCTAATAAGTTTTCTGTTATTTCTCTGTGGTGTAACAATGTCTTTTGTCTGTGGTGGTGTTTACGTGAACAACAAAGATATTGCTCCAAAATATGCAGGTATTGTATATGGAATTGCAAACACTTTTGGAACAATAGCCAGCAGCATTTGTCCCTTATCTACGAAAGCCTTGACCCCAAACGGCACTAAAGAAGAATGGCAGATTGTGTTTGCATTGTTGGCTGCCATATGTTTATCTGGTGCAATCTTGTATACAATATTTGCAAGAGGAGAAATACAAGATTGGGCAAGGTCAGAAGAGTCTGGACCTTCCGTTAATCATAGCGACACACAATCAAATAAAATTGCTTAG